Proteins encoded within one genomic window of Actinoplanes octamycinicus:
- a CDS encoding polyadenylate-specific 3'-exoribonuclease AS, protein MVYRYFYDCEFIEDGRIVDLVSIGVVDEFGREFYAVSTEFDDSRAVPWVRRNVLDKLPSPADKAWRSRERIRDDLYEFLIEPLRGRGEQMELWAWYAAYDHVALAQLWGAMPALPREIPRFTKDLRQRWDDLGRPALPEMAGRHDALVDARHNLARWQRMISPA, encoded by the coding sequence ATGGTCTACCGCTATTTCTACGACTGTGAGTTCATCGAGGACGGCCGGATCGTCGACCTGGTCTCGATCGGTGTCGTCGACGAGTTCGGCCGCGAGTTCTACGCGGTCAGCACGGAGTTCGACGACAGCCGCGCCGTGCCCTGGGTGCGCCGCAACGTGCTGGACAAGCTCCCGTCGCCGGCCGACAAGGCGTGGCGCAGCCGGGAGCGGATCCGCGACGACCTCTACGAGTTCCTGATCGAGCCGCTGCGCGGGCGTGGCGAGCAGATGGAGCTCTGGGCGTGGTACGCGGCGTACGACCACGTCGCGCTGGCCCAGCTGTGGGGCGCGATGCCGGCCCTGCCGCGGGAGATTCCCCGGTTCACCAAGGACCTGCGGCAGCGGTGGGACGACCTCGGGCGGCCGGCGCTGCCGGAGATGGCCGGGCGGCACGACGCGCTTGTCGACGCGCGGCACAACCTGGCCCGCTGGCAGCGGATGATCAGCCCCGCCTGA
- a CDS encoding TetR/AcrR family transcriptional regulator: MTETARPLRRDAQRNRERILHAAHDVFAARGFAATLDDVAQHAGVGVGTVYRRFPTKEALIEALFADRLEDLVSLAEDALALPSGWDGLTMMLRRSIEMHAVDRGLRDAALCVGVDKQHFAEVGAHLVPLVQQLIDRAHAEGTLRADVGLHDLPVIMATVTELAQHSSARRPAVYRRFLELIIDGLRARPDNGDLGPATTQEDVEAIVDDCVPRIRRG, translated from the coding sequence CCCGCCCGCTCCGCCGCGACGCGCAGCGCAACCGGGAGCGCATCCTGCACGCCGCGCACGACGTCTTCGCGGCCCGCGGGTTCGCCGCGACCCTGGACGACGTGGCGCAGCACGCAGGCGTCGGCGTGGGCACGGTCTACCGGCGGTTCCCCACCAAGGAGGCGCTGATCGAGGCGCTCTTCGCCGACCGGCTGGAGGATCTGGTCTCGCTGGCCGAGGACGCGCTGGCCCTCCCGTCCGGCTGGGACGGGCTGACCATGATGCTGCGCCGCTCGATCGAGATGCACGCGGTCGACCGCGGGCTGCGCGACGCGGCGCTCTGCGTCGGCGTGGACAAGCAGCACTTCGCCGAGGTCGGCGCCCACCTGGTGCCGCTGGTCCAGCAGCTGATCGACCGGGCGCACGCGGAGGGCACGCTGCGGGCCGACGTCGGGCTGCACGACCTGCCGGTGATCATGGCGACCGTGACCGAGCTGGCCCAGCACAGCAGCGCCCGCCGGCCGGCCGTCTACCGCCGCTTCCTGGAGCTGATCATCGACGGCCTGCGGGCCCGGCCGGACAACGGCGACCTCGGCCCGGCGACCACCCAGGAGGACGTCGAGGCGATCGTCGACGACTGCGTGCCGCGGATCAGGCGGGGCTGA